From Aquarana catesbeiana isolate 2022-GZ linkage group LG05, ASM4218655v1, whole genome shotgun sequence:
aaaaaaaactctggaagctgattagtttctatgcagagctgcaccggattttgcactgtctagttttagtaaatcaaccccacaatgacAATAAAAGATAATTGCCGATTTGTTGTTGGGTAATCCTTGTATATATCACACATTTTTTATTGACTTTGTATGAATTGCAGTTGGCTTGCACATATGTTCTGAGCACTCATTGGGAACAGAAGTTGAAACCTTTAATCTAGACTGTAGGAACAGGAAAAATCTGCAATACTGTGAAGACACATTCCGCTATCTTATCTTAGGAAAGAAACTTAAAGACTGTACAGCAAATGAGGAGAAACAAGCAGGTTTATCACTAACATAACATTCACTAGAATCTGCCATTACATCACTGCTTTCTAATCATTATTTGAATTCCAGTGCTAATCATATCTGGCGtttccaaaaaaatattttcatttcaGATTCTTTCTCTGTCACTCCAATGTAGACAATGCGTAAGATGTGAACAAATAACCATTTTAATATCAGTgaaagcacaagaaaaaaaaacaaaaaaaatttgttttataaaCGTTTATAGAAAAATAAAGTATTGATTTATTGTACAGTGAGTTGTAATACTGTTTGACcaacaaatggaaaaaaataatactttttaaaaaaaaaacaatatttcaaaATCAGTTAAATGATTAACATACAGTATGGATTATATTCTCAATATACAAAAAGAGCTGTAAACCGAAAAAATACTACAGTATAAAAACAAAGCGGTTTTATTTAGAAAGGTGGCTGCAAAATCAGGAACCAATCAGAAATTCAAGAATCCTCTCTTAACTAAATTAAACACAGTCAtataaaatctgattggttgcttaggatTACTGCATTCAGTGCACCCTTTCCCTCTGTAGTGTCTCTATGAATAATATTAACATGAATGTCtggccttttttgtttgtttgtttgtttcagaTAGAGTCAGAACAGATTAGAACCCCTGGCAGGATTTTAGTATTATCTGGGTTTCTGTTACAGAGATTTCCCTTACTTGCTGACTTGGCGACAATGgtgtcaccagacaggaagtgaggcaaaAATGGTGACACAGCCACCTGGTTTTAATCCTTTGTTAcgctatccaaaacgaaaaaataaaataaaaaagttttaaataaacaaatgttttaagaggcatatttataaagcagttaatGGACCTTAACCAAACATTTGATGCTGGtgaattattatataatataaaaacacATGCACCAGGTGGATTCACCTGCAGTTAATGTTTGAAGAATGTCACATTCGTTACTTTATAAATATACCTCTATGTTTTTAATTCAATAAGACAGTGAAAAGCGCAGCACCTAAATGCAAATGCATTTAATCACAGTACCCAGATTAAATTTGCATTGTGAAAAATAAGTTGCTATGGGTACTTGTTAAATTTCCTTTACACTTTAAACTGccttaaaaaaaaacccagcctAGCTAGTAAAGctcttttatttatttcctttacaaAGAAAATTGAAAGTCCTCTGTTTTACGCAATAACATAAGCAGCTGCTAATCCAATGCAgtttagttataattttaacactTAAAAAAGTGCTACTTCTTAAAAATTAAGCTAAATTAAAGCTCCAGTTTTAAAACGATTATCCGTTTTTCAGATAGACCGAACATACATGTCAGTAAACAGCCCTTGGTACACTGTATTTGTTTCAGCAGCCTTTTATATCCGGCACTTTACGATCATTcgatttattacaaaatataacaTTTCCTATGCTGTACAAATGTCTCTGCGTTGTTCTGGTTAAAGAACAACTCAAAGATAAAATGCTGTAAGACATCACAGACATCATACTTAAAGTAATACATATTTAGACAACccctaaaaaatatattataaatctACTATCTTTGTCATGGTTATAACACTGCTTGGAAAAACAATACTAATACTTCATTCATTACAGTGGTTATGTGTTAAGGCACTTGAATGGAGTGCAATTATAATCAAatccagtttaataaaaaaaaaaattgcttataaGGAAGTGCATTTTAGTGGAATATTAGAAGTTAAAAAGTCCAGTGATGGTCCTGGGCACCTTTGTTGTCATAAGTCAGTAATATCTTGAAGCAATACACATATTGCAGCACAGATGGTATCCTAAGCTGTGGCCCCCAATAATCTAGTGGATACTATAGCTTCTTTGGCATCACATTCCAGTCTTCCTGGCACCACAAATGGCCATGtctgtaataaaaatatatgtcTGCATCAGATGACTGTTAAACAACTTTCTTAAATATATACCTTATGAAGGTAATGTATAAGACCATAAAATCAGTATTCATTGGGTGCAAACAGCAGTAACCGATGGCTACCAACATTCAAAAgtttttaatgtttaaaaaaaaaaaaaaaaaagcagagatgatATCTGATTGTTTGCTATAGAATACCatatttttgcagtgtttttttcaaaagtttttaaagtttaaaaaaaaaaaaatcaaagcttatacctgattggttgctacagatcactgcatttttgcacattgtttTCTTTTATTAATGATAAGTCTGTTCATGTGAATAAATGACTTGCAGTGCATGTCTGCCTTTATTAATTGATTTTGTACATAAAAAGATAATATTACATAAAAGTAAACATTTTCACGTCAGACTGTTTTTGTGTTTTACTATAGTTTAATATACAAATTGAAATCTACCTCCTTTGCAAAGATgcaatttctttctttcttgccaaatgtgttatttattatggtTATGGTTTAACAAGataccacaaataataataataataacaacaataataattatatatatatatatatatatatatatatatatatatatatatatatatatatatatatatatatatatatatatatatatatatatatcccctcctctctctttcatatatttatatatatgcaaaagaaagaaaaacattgtatttgtgtacaatttttttctctttccttttttaagCACATTTATCGATTCTTCTATATCATTGTGTTGCCCATGTACAACTGATCAAATTTACATTTCAAGCAACATATTAAATCTAATACAATTAGCTAGGCGCTTACGGCTGtcctgctgcaggaaaaaaacCATTGTACAGGTATAACAGCACTAGCTTTTATCCTCCTGTACAGAGATCACAGTGATATCATGCATATAAACACACAGCATTGTCCATTACCATGTGGCAGCTCGTGAAGCCGACTGGTGCTGACTGTATGGGAGCTTCATTCTTACCAGGTTGACAGGGTGCACATAGCTATTGTCATATCTGTCTTCCTGCAGCAGCTGCCTGAGGTGTGCAATGTAGCTGGAGGCCAGTCTCAGGGTGTCCAGCTTGGAGAGTTTGGTGTCAGGGGGTACCCAGGGCAAGCTGGTCTTTAGCCTGGAAAAAGCTTTGCTCAGCACTCTCATGCGGGCTCTTTCCCTGGCATTGGCTGCATTTCTCTGGGATTGCTTGCAATCTTTGGATGACCTGGGTGCTGACTTCTTGTCTGGAATCTGCTGACTGCGACAGGCCCTCTTTCTTTTATCAGTAGAGGTATCTGCAGCTCCATCTTCTTCAGAGTTGTCTGTAGAGTGGTCCAGCAGCAGATCACTGCATCCCGTCCTCTTGGATTTGGAATACTGAAGTTCCAGCACTCTCAGCTCCAGGAGGTCCTCATGGTCACTCAGGGATCCTGTGGACATTATGTGCAATGATCTCTCATAGGACCACAAGCAGTGACCTCACCTGCACATAATGATTATGATACCCTATGCTATGCACAGCAGATCCTGTCCTGCACTCTGGATTTCTGTGAATCTTGAGGCATTTCAGCAAGGCATCTATATAGTGGGGGGagtgagggagggggtctgtgtaGGAGTGACATAAGGAAGTGGTGGGGTTACTTCACTCTTTTCCACGCTGGTACAATGTTGTGATTAACCCTTCACATTTGGTACCTCTAGACATCTGTGTGCAGAGTCTGGGCAGAGATGATATTTTAAACCACGTTAATTCCTCTGACACTCTCATTGCAGGTGCCTGCACAGCTTGGATCTTTGCTGTGTTACAGTGTCTTTTTGTCTAGTTCCCAGAGGTTCCCAGAGGAGATTTTGTAATGGTCATGCTGTTAGATGAATTGAATTTTAATTCATTTTACACATTAGTGCATTAGCTGTGTTGGACAATTGTCAATAAAGTAATGTGCCTTGTTTGCTTTTGGAAGATCACGCTGCTGTATATTGATCTTTGTGTGTTAAGCTAATTTTGACATATTATTAAAGAATTGCACAGAATTATAAGAATTTATTTCTCATGAAAGTGGTTCGAAAGTCTCAGACACGTTTACTttactaataaataataaacatttgtGCCAATATGTTTTCTAAAGTGCAGCCGCTGTACGTCAAAAACAAATTATATTCAATCACACACTGGCACAATGTAATTAATGCACTAAACAGTGCTTGTAAAATCAATGTAAAATTAGGTAGTGAAATTAAATCATAATATCATGCaagtatacatatatatgtggTGCTCCATAGAATGTGTACTGTATAATTAATACCACCTGAaaccacctgatcagtgcccatctgcagcctcaccattgcccattaatgcagtctgatcggtacccatctgcagcctcaccattgcctattaattcagcctgatcagtgcccatctgcagcctcaccattgcccatcattacagcctgatcggtgcccatctgcagcctcgccattgcccattaatgcagcctgattagtgcccatctgcagcctcactattgcccattaatgcagcttgatcagtgcccatctgcagcctggcaattgcccatcattgcagcctgatcagtgcccatctacagcctcaccattgtccattaatgcagcctgatctgtgtccatctgcagcctcgacattacccatcattgcagcctgatcagtgctcatctgcagcctcaccattgcccatcattgcagcctgatcagtgcccatctgcaccctcacaatcacccattaatgcagcttcaccattgctggattacacagagggatctcctgtttactcggcgcccacagtcacacacagtcccgcctcctggaccggctcatatgatagacagaacactggaccagtaggtgggactgtgtgtgactgcgagcgccgagtaaacaggagatcctctgTGTAATCTGTCCTCCCCGAGGCAGCCAAATATCGGCATATAACAGGCACACATGATTTTACCTCTATATGGGGGAAGAAAGTGCGTGGTATTGTTAATCCTCATAATAAAAGTCAATCCTTGTGGCTGTATGAAAAGTGTTTGTGCTTAAACAACAGGATAGTGCTCTCTTGTGACACCATATCACCACATGCTCTAATAAAATCCACACTCACCAGAGGCTGTTGACCCCTCTCTTATATGACAGAGACGGTCAGCCATGCTTAATGGTCACCCCCGGACCAGATGCTGGCAATggtctgctgtcctctccttgtagGTGCTTGGATCCATGATTGGATGGTTCCAGTGTCACAATAAACATTTCATTCAAAACAAGAAAAGGGAAGAGGGAACTTCTCATAGCATAAAAGTTttgttttattgtaaaaaacaatgCGCTATGCAAGCCATCGCAATACAAGCAACCGATCTGTATAGTCTCTTACTGTCCGGTCATACTGTATGCTGCCAGGCATCTGCATGCGTTCCACCAAAAACCAGAAGTGATGCACCCAGAGTTCTGCTTGAGGTGTTTCATCATCACGTGATGTTCTCAACATTTTTACTTTCAGAAttttcgttcaattttctaatggttaTTGGGTTAAATCAGCTTtggtttttgaccacagtgatgcgCAAATTCAAAGGGGCAAAATGGAATTATTTTCttgagtctaggttcacactggtgtgtgTAAGACACTGCGTGTGTTttacaccgcattcctgtgcacatcacatgtgatgtctgtgcggtgcgattagagtcatacattttgtatggctcaaattatATCACAATCGCACCAACATGGTGCAGGACCTTTTATTTTTCCCTGCACCTGAATCGCATCACATGGGtgtcacatttattattttttttgtttttttgtttttcactatggatgtgtttgaatatcGCTCTTCAAGAGTGATTAAAAAATATGGTGTGTTTGAGATCAATGGTGAACCCGAGGGAGATTTGGGTGGTCTCTTTATGAGACTGAAAAATCTCATGGCGTCGGAAATCCACACTCAATGGGATATAGCCTTCCTAGAACAGTACATGGCTGATTCCATGGTACATAGAAGTCTGAGATGGGATGTTAGCCCTCAAAAGGGAGAGTTGGAATTAAAAGAGTGGTTCAAATATTTCAATGAAGCAGGTGTGAAGTTTTTAGAATTCTTAATTCAAAGATAGAATAGTAAACTGACACGGTTGGACATAGAGATTAATTTGATCAGGGACAAACTCTCACCACATATTAACAGTGAAGAATATAAAGAGCAGTCTATTAGTCTCAAAAAACTTTTGGATAAAGAGGagattgaacaaaaaaagaaaaaaaaagtaaaaattcaaCATAGATGTTGGAGATTATAAAACCGGGATAGTTTTTGAGTGGCAGAGTAAAATTATAGCGGGAGAAAGAGATTTAACAGTAGCGGTCACTGTCTCCACATTGAGACAAGAGACAGGTAGTCAACCCAACTGTTATGTCCACTCTCAAACCCCTAATTTACCCAACACCACGTCTAGAAGAGTCTCATATAGATCTCCAGATAGGGATCACAGACCCCCACCTCTTCCGCAGAGATCTAGACCAACAGGAGCCTATTCAAAAGGACCCCCTCCAAAATCCCCTAAATGGAGAAATAAGACTAAAAATCATAAACCTCAATACGTCCAACAGGACGAATATGGCTATAATGGGCCCCGTAGGAGATCACATGAGGAAGAACAGTATGCAGAGTATTCAGTGTCTACATACAACGGTTTTCAACCACTCCATGATGGAGAATACCCATATGGAGAATAACaatgtgaaaaaaagataaaactgcGCTATTTGGAAAAAGATTGCAAGAACTAGAGCAGCTATATATAAATGTGACTAAAATTTGTAAACTCAAGGTGAATGTGAATGTAGCGCTGATACAAGCTGTGTGAAACAGCTACATAATCTGAAAAATATTAAGAGATGGTAATAATGAAAAGCATGTGGATAAACATGTAAAAAATCTTAATACGTCAACCTAACAAAGTGGCAAAACacaagtgaaaaaaattaaaaggaaaggTAAATCTCAAATGAGAGGTAATAATGGTATCAATAAATGGTCCATCTAatgatggacaactttgtgtaaacaataaaggacaaaaaaggaaaatgttttaaCAACTAATGTCCCAAAAGATGAAGATTTGTGGAGAAACCAGGGAGTCCGTCAGATAATAAACATCTTCATGTGGGCAATCGGAGACATCAAATATACTGTTGACAGCAGATATCACAAAAAAGGAatgaaatgggtactcttaccgaagcgtgtggatctggatgtcagcgacaccagatcaaacaaGCATGAATGGAAACAGCACGAGGCATCCTAGGATAATCAACAGGAAAACTGGAGCAGATTCGGGTATCAACAGAGGACGGCATCCATCCGATAAGCTTGTCGCAGATGGAACAATCCTCGGGGCCAGTAATGGCCGGATCAGTAGAATAAACAAGTTCATGGTCCAAAatatgtggaaagaaaagggggcTCCAGATAGTGCAGATCAAAAGCAACTCTGATTTTATTTGCATAAAAGCAGCATACAGAAACTTTAAAATGTGATCACAATAAAAACAAGGCAATGTGGGGAGCAAAGAAGCAAATTCCTACGCGTTTCATCCTAAACGCGCTTCTACAGGGGCATTCCTGCAGTGTTG
This genomic window contains:
- the MSC gene encoding musculin isoform X1 — translated: MSTGSLSDHEDLLELRVLELQYSKSKRTGCSDLLLDHSTDNSEEDGAADTSTDKRKRACRSQQIPDKKSAPRSSKDCKQSQRNAANARERARMRVLSKAFSRLKTSLPWVPPDTKLSKLDTLRLASSYIAHLRQLLQEDRYDNSYVHPVNLTWPFVVPGRLECDAKEAIVSTRLLGATA
- the MSC gene encoding musculin isoform X2, which produces MSTGSLSDHEDLLELRVLELQYSKSKRTGCSDLLLDHSTDNSEEDGAADTSTDKRKRACRSQQIPDKKSAPRSSKDCKQSQRNAANARERARMRVLSKAFSRLKTSLPWVPPDTKLSKLDTLRLASSYIAHLRQLLQEDRYDNSYVHPVNLVRMKLPYSQHQSASRAAT